The Chryseobacterium phocaeense genome includes the window TGCTGCTGGAATTATTAAACAGGAACAATTCAGCTTCATAAGCCTGATAGCGTACCTGGGTAACGAACGTCTTTGGTTCCTGAATTTTTACATAGGGCTTGATCTGATACTTTTCCTGAATGGTTTTATACCAGCCCATAAAATCTGCCGCTGGTTTCTTCAGAAGAATAAACCGATCCGGAAAAGCCTGCATTTTTATGATCCACTCCTGTACTTCCAGATCTCTTTTCTGATAATCTTTCCAACCTGTGGAACGGTCCGGAATCGCTTCAATACAAAAGATCCGTCCGCCACTGTTTACAAATTCATATAGTTTAGCCGCCGTTGCTGTATCCAGGCTATGTACTTCTATCAGAAACAATGTATGATACTTTCTGTTTCCATAAGTAAGAAAACCTTTCTTTATCTCCGAATCCTGAATCACACGTTCAGATACATAATCGCAGGCATTTCCGTTCTGATGGACAGATTCCCAGATCAACATCTGGTAAGCCGGGGAAACAAGAGTTGGGAAAGGTTCGTTCTGTGCCCCATATTCCGACCACTGGTCTGCGAACGGGGCCAAAAGGGCAATATCTGCAAACATGGTGGCCTGCTGCAGTACAGCAGACAGCCTTGTCCTGTAGTCCGTATAATGTTTAAAATACGGCCACATGGTATTTTTCTCGTTAAGATATCCGCCATAAGTGATCCAGCCGGGAAAAGCAGCTTCCGGCGGGGAGTAATTGAATCCATGAAAAACAGGATGGGTAACTCCGGAAACGGTGCTCTGGTCTCCTGCAATTTTAAAAATTTCCAGGGTTTCATTAAACACCATATCGGTATTGGTCAGCTCCTCAGAACTGATCAGCTTTTTATCTTTTAAATGGGCAGCCGATGAAACCAGTTTATTGATCATGGTATTTCCCCGACCCAAATGCCATGGATACTGGGTAAATTTTTCCTCACTAATGTCTTCCCCGATTCCGTATTTCAGCCAGGTCTCACATTCGGGAATATCGATTTCAAAACTGCCTTCCAGCGGAAAATATCCACGCCCATAGGCTTGTGCCCTTGATTTTATTTTGTTATCCCTGCACCATTGTGTGAAAGTACGCACAAATCTTTCTTCAAACAACTCGGCCTTGGTGAGTTCAAAATCATACCGCATGCGGTCTGTCATTTTTTTGAATTCCTTCCCCATTTTTACCGGATACTGGATATTAATTCCGGTTGTATTTCCCATGCTCCCGATTTTAAACAAAACAAAAGGAAGATAGGGGTACAGATCATAGCCTCTCCTTTTTTCAAATTCACTCATCATATATCGGTTCCAGTTGGCTCCTTCCGTTTCAAGGCTGTCAATAAAGAAAGATCTGATGTTGGGTGCCAGCGGTCCGATTTTTTGCTGAATGGAATCGCTCATCCGGTTGAAATATTTTTTCACGGCAGCAGTATCGTAATGATTAAGCACTGGTCCCATTCCGCCCGGGGCACCCTGAATAACGTTCATAAAACGTTCTATTTTCACCAAACCGTATAGGGCAAAATCGCCTTTGGGTATATCAACTTTGATGATTCCGTTTTTAATCTGGCCTGAGAGACTGATGACCTCATCCATATGGTTGAGTGGCTCCGGTACGAGCTTCACTTCCAGCATTTCCATTGTTCTTCCGGTATAAGGATTGGTCACGGCAGGATCAGCTTCCTTATAAAGATCAAAAAGAGAGAATTCAGTTTTTAGCGGACCTTTTATTTTTTTCACGGCTATCACTACAATCTGGGAACATTCTTCCTTTTCCAGAAAATCACCGCCCATGGGAAATCCGGTCCCAACCAGTAAATCGCAGGTCATGTCCAGTGATCTAGCTTCTTCAAGGGTAAACCTCAGCAGTTCAATCCATTCATCACTTAACCAGTCTACGCTTCGTTTTCCCATATCGTCGGTACGCAAAGGAAATGATATGGGATTAATCTCCACACCGCCTATTCCTGCGTTTTTTAAAATCCTGAGTTCACGGGCGAGTTCTGCTTTTTCTATTTTATCGCCATTCCACCACCAGCGGACAAACGGCCGATACTGATTTTCCGGATTGGTAAAACTTTTAAAAAGAGATTGATAGGTCAATGAATTTTCTTCTTTTATCGCTGCCTGAATCCAGGACGGAAATACATTCATTAAAAC containing:
- a CDS encoding glycosyl hydrolase codes for the protein MKRRDFLKQCSAATSGLVLMNVFPSWIQAAIKEENSLTYQSLFKSFTNPENQYRPFVRWWWNGDKIEKAELARELRILKNAGIGGVEINPISFPLRTDDMGKRSVDWLSDEWIELLRFTLEEARSLDMTCDLLVGTGFPMGGDFLEKEECSQIVVIAVKKIKGPLKTEFSLFDLYKEADPAVTNPYTGRTMEMLEVKLVPEPLNHMDEVISLSGQIKNGIIKVDIPKGDFALYGLVKIERFMNVIQGAPGGMGPVLNHYDTAAVKKYFNRMSDSIQQKIGPLAPNIRSFFIDSLETEGANWNRYMMSEFEKRRGYDLYPYLPFVLFKIGSMGNTTGINIQYPVKMGKEFKKMTDRMRYDFELTKAELFEERFVRTFTQWCRDNKIKSRAQAYGRGYFPLEGSFEIDIPECETWLKYGIGEDISEEKFTQYPWHLGRGNTMINKLVSSAAHLKDKKLISSEELTNTDMVFNETLEIFKIAGDQSTVSGVTHPVFHGFNYSPPEAAFPGWITYGGYLNEKNTMWPYFKHYTDYRTRLSAVLQQATMFADIALLAPFADQWSEYGAQNEPFPTLVSPAYQMLIWESVHQNGNACDYVSERVIQDSEIKKGFLTYGNRKYHTLFLIEVHSLDTATAAKLYEFVNSGGRIFCIEAIPDRSTGWKDYQKRDLEVQEWIIKMQAFPDRFILLKKPAADFMGWYKTIQEKYQIKPYVKIQEPKTFVTQVRYQAYEAELFLFNNSSSKHSAVLDISFDSNIIKHKHAWLWDAVTGKRFRLEPMLGRLKISLGPADSKLIVFDRHKKGELWKENPVSGNDVKELSDPWEVEFRHYDGTVKQETLNRLADLKELPGYTHFSGTVVYRNTFQVTDKRKANYLNLGSVFGICEVRINSVDAGTQWFGRRIYPVSGLIREGTNEIEIKVVTVMGNYMKTLKDNVVAQYWTNQKRKDQPLQSMGLVGPVTVY